TATAACGTCGACCACGTACCatcttttttatgtatattagatACATTTTAAAAAGCGATAAGATTACAGATTAAAATCCGAGCGAAATGAAATTGCGTGGAACTTAATTGGgaggggtggggtggggaggggggagggatggaaggaagaaaaagagaaacaaaaaaaaaaaaaaaacagaaaaaaaggggaaaaaaaaagaatagaaaaattaagttAAAAGTGATCGCTCGAAGTAATTAATACTACAATCGTAAAAGCTAATAATAATTCCGTAAGAagataattaacgataattgtCTTCTACGATTTAATTCAATCCTTAAAAGCAATGCTGACtttttgcttatttttttttttttttatatatatatatatatatatatatatatatatatatatatatatatatatatatatataaaaaaacagaTCGATTCAATTCAAATGAGCTTCCTTatctttatttcgaataattattaagctGCAATCAAAAAGGGTATATTAGcgatctttctattttactttttaacatCGCAAGTGGATTCCCTGTCGGGATTATTCCGCTATCTCTTTACAAGATACATAAATGTTTACgaatgagagaaaggaaacgggggaaaaagaacgataaatcattattatcgtcgttacgCGTATATACATTCGCTTGGAATACTTTGAGCTGGTTTCATACGATACAGCGGACGTGGCGGGAAATTCAAAAATGGGTTAgcatttcgataaaaaatattgaataaccCGCATTTCCGCGTATACCAGGACATTTTCTAAAGGCGATAGGGTAGAAGAGTCTTTACGATCGTGATTCCTCTTCCTCCATTTTCGTTGCGACGCGCCTTTACGAGGTAGACCTTGCGATAACCATAATGGCCGGTTTCAAACCATTATCGTCACTCTATTTCACACTCGATATCTTCGAAggcttttctcctttcttgaTTCCTCCTCTTCGAGCATCGTATCTATATCTTCTGTGATCGTGTTCTAAATCATCACGATAACGTCTTCTTATTggctaatatataataaaattaattattaatcggtTATCGACATAATATCGTCAATTCTTATGTCGATTACTATGATTTGctcgtttataaaaaaaatcgataacaattaaggaaaaatgataattatgatcgCACATGTcgcaaatatttaaattttctccccctcctccctcccctccccccttcccTTCGCCCAAAAAGAATACCATACGTTTGAGTGTCCCCTCGATAAAGATTGATATAGttcgtatatatctattatatcgattagtATAAggaaaccaaaaaagaaaaataaatgaaaagagagagaaaaaaaaaagtacaatcatataaaattcaacattttattttcctcaattctcgtttctctttatttttcagatTCGGAGGTGCTGGACTCAAAAGGTTAGCAGCGCTCTCGTCGTAGTTTCGTATTATCGTGTCTGTGATAAATAGCTAGAACCTACTATACATTCCAAAGTCTGTGAGATATAGTTCGTTGTTAGTAAAGAAACTAGTgctttgtaattatttaaaagatattttaaaaccgagagattttaaaaagagaataaagggggaaaaaaaaagaagaagaaaaaaaaaaggaaagaaaaaagaaggagaaaggaaaaaagaggaaaacaaaagaaatatcaaagatcGGCAGAGGGGGTGCCAATTAAAGCGTCATTAAACGCGCACATCGAAAATAACTCTGGACACGGAGAAATGTCTGGAAGCGGATGGCACGAAAGACAGGAGAGCAAGTTTGGACCGCCGGATATACGAAGGCAACGATTCAAATTTGAAACTAACAAAAGAGATAGCAAAGGAGGAGGGGGTGCATGAGATACGTAGATCGAAATCTGTTATCGATCTCTCGATCGGTACTCAAACCCTtggaaaaggaacaaaaatccGACAATATTGGAGCGAGAGAATAAAACCAACGAAGATATCCATCgacgaaagaacgagaaaaattcGTAAGGTAGATAGAAACGATTCGTTTCTCAAACGATTCGTCAAAACTTCTAAGGAAAATATTACAGAGGGATGTGAACGATTGGTCAGAAATATTCGTAAGAGTCCGcgtcttttaaaaaaaaaattacacctAACCAAGAGTAGAGACAATTTGAGCGATacgaaaaacgataagaatcgTCCTGTTCCATCtattagaaggaaaaaatcgagaaagagTTCCCCGTGCGAATTggattatttaagaaaatcgaaagattttGTAATtgttacgaaatatataaaacaagacGAGGATTCGTCGAGATCTAAAAGTGTCTCGGTCGAGGATGTCGAAGATTTGATACGTTCAGAGGATAATCTTAGATTATTGGAAGAGCGTGCTAATCTAAGAAGacgttttgaaaagaaaagagaatctaAGGATTCACTTTTGGCTGATTATTCGCCTGCTGTACACAGGCGTTACGTATGGTCAAGGtcatcgagaaaagaaaatcgcgTCTCTGAGCCCGAAAGTAAGCAGTTCGTGCAAGTACAACAACGTACGTGCAAGTgcgaaaagaaagtgaaatatTCACCACCGCCGGACGAGGAAGAAccgaaggaggaggaagaggaggaagaggaggaggagaagaaggaagaagaagaagaagaagaagaagaagaggaggaagaggaggaagaggtacAGAGGTCATCGAGACATAAACGGCAAATCTGCGATAACGCGAACGGGTCAGTCGATCTCGAAGAAGTTCCAACGACTCGACAATTTCCGATAGCCGACAGTGACCAGTTGCATGCGCGCGCTTCGAGCACGTCGTCCGACGTAAAATGCAAACTTGCAAATTCGTCGGGTGtacgaggagaagaaggagaggaacaACGGCAACGAgaacgacggcgacgacgacaacaacgaaaacgacgacgacaacgacgaagaagCGAACTACTACGTCGACGTAGGCAGCAAGAAAgtgaggaggaagaagaagaagaagaagaagaagaagaagaagaagaagtagaagaagaagaagaagaagaagaagaagagggaaaagaaccAACGAGTCTCAAGTTATCAGTCGAGCTATTATCGCCGTTACTCGAAACTGCGAGAATTTCGATAGGAGATCACGAGGATGAAAGTATTCTCTTAGCTGAAAGTTCTTTCGAAGCTCGATCGAGTATAGAAGAGGAGACGAGGAGCGTTAATTCtgaatcgtcgtcgtcgatcgaTACCATCGTTGGCGATGTTTTACGATCCGTGACTGTTTTACAAAACGATTCCATCGAAAAGATTATCGGGGATAGGATCGAATTGTCGAGGAACGacgttaagaaaagaaaaaaaagttgtctCGAGTATAAACCGAAATCGTGGAATTCAAAGATGAAGCTTACGATTAGAATGATCAGAATTCGCGACAAACTGATGCTCGGTTTGAGCGCCTTTGCGATATTATTCACTTTACTTTTGGTGATGGATCTTCAAATGGATCTTGGTTACAGTGGACATCATTTGGTACCAAGCCACGGTCGTGTTAGAATCGGTGATGATCCGAACGTCGAAACCATATATACTGGTTTCCGGCGTAAATTTTTACAACGTACTAACAGTAGTAAAGAACAATACGACACGTCCACATTTACGCGAACTGTCAAGGACATTGTTGGTGCTTCTCCGAGAACTGATAAATCGGACGAACACGATGATTTCGCTGatctaatcgatattattgcaaACGGTTACGACGTTAACGCGGAAGAGGGTGTCATTAGGATTAGTGGCGAGGATCATACTTACAATCCTACCTTGGGAGAGCTCAGACATGCCGTTCTAGGGtaagtttttttctctctttctctctctctctctatctatctatctatctatctatctatctatctctttttttttctttattcttcttctttcttctttttcctatttaattctttttctgatatttagttattaataataataaatttaattatataataaatcgcgTAATCTCTTAggacatttaattaattacaatgttAACTcttaagattattaaaataaaaaagaaaagaaataattttcttcgacctttttaatattaattaaaatgcatTATCGCGTTActtaatgaaacattaaaaaaatattgaaatttttaattggaaaTCTAATGCTTTTGTAAAATTTGAAAGGGAAATACGAGGTACTCATTCGAGTACCGAAATCAAAGTAATCTGACGTTTGACTGACAGTTAAATCTAATCGAAAACAGAGTCAAATAGCTCTACTATCTTCAATAGCAATTACTCTTGAGCAGGATGTCTGAAATTAAGATTTTATTAGTTAACGTTATCTCCAGAACTTCGGGAAAACATTTTGATGTACACGTTAGTTATTAACTGactataaatttttctcttcaaaaagTGACGGTATATAGCAAAATCCTTACATTTTcagataaaatattgaattggTCCGAGAAGTAGAGAAGGCTAAAGCCACGATACGAGTTTACTAAATTGCTGTTTTCTCATGGTCTACACGCGTACCCACGTTTATAGGAACACGATTTTGCTCCTCCCGAGTCATTCCACACGACGAAATCGTGTTCGTTGGTGCGAACGCGATTGCGgaccttccttttcttccttccctccttccctcctcgCTTCCTTCCCTCCTTTCCCTTCCTAAGTcatcgtttccttcttttctttcctttcctcgttgtttttttttttatatatatattttttttcatttttctttttttttgtttttcctttttttttttttttttttttttttttttttatttatttatcgttctcCTTTCGTTAAAGTTCCGCTTCATCATCAACACTAACACATACGTTGAGACATACGATCGAATGCATCAGATTTCATtgagtaatttttatattatatataaaaggatgatatatatatatatatatatttttttttttctttcatgatcGCTGTTAAATACATAGTACAGATACAGTTTTCTTatctgttcctttttcttctttcttgttttacacttctttcttttttttttttttttttttttttttttttttttctcgaaattatcattaatcataTTAGCTGACAGGTCTCTTAGGACGTATAGATCGTTATGAGAGTCAGCCCGAGtgaaatgctttttttttattttttattttttattttttcctgttttttttttttttttttttttttttttttttttttttttttttttattagctcAGGCAAAAAACGAGGCAAGGGAAGGTGACATGAGACGATtctttaaaattgttatatatagcGTTCATATCAAATAAGAtgtaattcattaatttgttctccatatatgtaatacatatcattaatcatttatcttatattaaaaTGCATACGTAGATATGGTGCTTGTTTTGAATTAATTgagaacgatgaaaaagaattcttaaaATTCAGTATAACAatggtatttaaaaaaaaagaaaaaaaaagtcataattaataattcaaagaaaGCGATGACGATTGACTAAGAACAATTTTCTTCTGAACTGTTTTTCTTTGTAGTAAGACTTCAATTGTTCGatgatttcttctttgtcttctcTCATTCGTTATCGATAACCTTTTGTTAGACTTTGTCATCGTCTTATCTCATAAACTTCTACAAATATgatttatcttcttcctttctacctATTTACTTgcataatatatctatatatgtgttcTCATATCctgcatatataatatcaatttaatgtCACTTAGATGTATTTTATTGTACGtaacgataaaacaaaaatttggaagttacgatttaaataatcaatattacatttggccattcatttttatatacacagacatatatatatatatatatatatatatgtgtgtatatacataatacgaAATATGGAAAAGCCTTTACTTTCTCTGTCCTGGATGTtggaagatattaaaaaaggatgaaaagtgTATATTAGAATAGGTCGAATAAGAGTGTTCGGTGATATCACGAAGTAACCTCGATTCCGATGGGAATAATGCATTGTTTCTTGTACATTCGAGTAACGACAATGGCATAAGACGGTGAAGGTTCGTTTACCTTCCTttcaaaataacataaaagGGTTCATATAGGCATGCGGAAACGATGCGATAGGACTTAGGAGACTTCGGTGCAAACCAGACGATGCTTTTTACTCTATGATGTCTCTTGAGAATCTacgaagaagatagaaagacaaTCTGTATGtatcccttttattttctagtAGAAGTATCCCTccttgaaataattcataaaatataaataaacgagattgtcagataatcgaaaataaataaatatatatgtatatatatacatatatatatatatatatatatatatgtatgtatgtataaaatgtaTGATAACTTGAACTTTATCACTCCTTTATGTCCTATGACAGTGTCGACGAGAACGAAACGATAATCGAGTATCCTATTCGTGGATTAGATGATGCGAGATGAAAATagatctatgtatgtacaatgtTATGATATGCTGCCTGTGTTATTTGGATCAAGCTgacatttcaatatatatatttttaactttaaaaatcaataagaaaaatattcttccaaATGGTAACGGTGGTGATGGTATTGGTGATGGTTTATCGATATCAGTTTTTATAGGTATCATGGGACATTACAATATagatctaaaatataaaatcttagaTTTCGAAAATCATTCGTTCAAATGGATACATAaaccttctctcctttccttcacATATGATAAATCTTCTTAATTGGTATTAGGTATTAAGTTCGGTATTATTGATGAAATTATTAGCCCTTACTTTATCCTTAATCTTTTAGCTTACTTTCACatcttactttttattctttttgacAATGAATAATGGTTATGGCTTTATATCCGACTTTCGGGAAATAAACTATTCGGATTGACCTAATCATTTCCGTAAATAAGtcctatccttttttattttctttctcttctttttctctttttttgttccataAATATTCGCAGAGATGATAGTTGAAGttgtttcatatataaatatatccgtAGTTGtgtctatattttattaaagccAAAACATCAAAAATTTTagtgaacgaaataaaaaaaatcaaggatattttaaagaaaaaatatcactgGTAATTCGTATTGATCTGGTGATAGTGTTTCCGTCAGGTTTTCGCTGATTGGTTAGTAAAATACAACCCAAATCAAATCAATAatcctattcctttttttattcgcttATTGAACGTTTCTTAACTTAatacctatatgtatatatatatatattatatatatatacatacatacacacacagacatatatattatatatatgtttatccCTCAATGATATATATCATTCACATTGTTAGACTAATTAATTGCAACACTAACCAACACTGtgcgtattatattatacatataatagatctatatataatatatataatatatgatatctacaataatatatctatatataatatatataatatatataaggacGTTTATCCTTCGTATGCATGATTTTCAGAAACTAAGACTTTATATTTCGAATCAACTATTTCATTCTATGATAttcatttgaatttcattcgattatcGGTGCCTATCGGAAATATAgacagtaaagaaaaaagacaaatcaattattattattaaattgttagatgataatgatatagataataaatatttataatatcatttgaaaGTGTGATACTCgaaaaaaatgacgatattTTCACATTCTCGGTGTACTGTATCCCATTCGATCGTGTTAAAGTTGACAAAAGCAGAACGCTCTTTCTCATAACTCGTCGCTTGGTTTCGAGGAACTTTCGAAGGGGCTTGAAAAACTTTCGAATAGCTTTTCTCAACGGACAATAAAAGAAGAGTGAAAAaacgagataaagaaagagagagaaagattgagagagaaagagagagagagagagagagagagaaggagagggagaaagaaagaccgaAAGAGTCATAAATCCATCCAGTTTTCTCGATTTTCCGCACGAAGGATGATCGAATAATCGACGAGTCTGGATCAGTCACGCAATATAGTCTTCGAGAACAGACAAAAGAAgtgcaaataataaaatagatgaaaacaaaataactatttatttataattattaaatctatatttattagaacattgtacttatttattataaatcataattttgatccttttttgttctcttcattattataatatcgtttaaatcaTAAACAagtaattctatttatttatttatccatcgttcaaatatttagataataaatgagcatctgtttatctatttatcttgtttatctatctatcttgtttatcttatttatttagatatttattgcAAGCCTAAAAGTTTCAGGATCGaatctataataattcaaCGTTCACAAATTATAGTCGAATAAACAAATGGAATAAACTTCAAATAACACCAACTATAAAATAGTTTGCAAAACcgtataaaaattctaaaaacgaaaaacattatttgtaagtgatgagagagagagagagagagagagagagagagagagagaaagagaggagatcAGTGTTTCGGTCtaaaaaatagagatacaTTTCTCTCGAGTAAAAGCCATTTTCTCGCTTCGTCCCGCTTGTTTACTCCAactcatttataatttttctctcatgCCTATGCCCAGAGTGCAACTCTTTATCACGACGAAGAAGACTTCGATCTCGTTCAGAAGGCGGCACAAGGTtcacattattaattttttttttcctctcataAACCGATCAATAAAtttgcattttaattaatgattacaaTTCTAATATTGACTTCTTTCTCTAACTTTGATAAAGCTTTCAAATTACATTAACATTGTTGCGAgcataaaacaattttataataatagaataatttaaataatgcttgaatgcaatattaatttttcttttttttttttcttttttttttttttttaatcatcactcttaattattcttaatttattctgaattattttgaattatcctcttaaagataattattcttaaaatagCATATAACAAAATCACAATTGTGtggattaataaaatatttagattagattttcttgttgaatttaatatttaaattgtaatttcTCATTggcttatattattttcttttatttgccgTTTATTTAACGAACGTATAAATTTTGACGCGAggcgatagaaaaaaagttcaAATTTGGCGGGACACGTAAAGAATCAAAAAACGCGTAATGCCATCTgttgtaaatttaaaataatacgaaatttgTGGAACGAAACTTGTTAGGTTCTTACATTTTGGCAAAGATCCAAGAATTCTCTCCTTATTCAGGATTAACATCCTTTATCTTCACGCGTATTTACAGATACGCGACACGCTCGTTATCGCCTCcgtatttcttatataaatttcatcttTATCGTGATCCGTTTTCTCTCGACACTTTATTGAGCATTCTTATCTCTAATAACAATATAGATATAAGataaatcgtataatataatatgatcgatcaaaaattatctaattaatgattcccttcttcttcttcttctttttttttttctttttatatatatatatatatatataaaatttaatatcacttttttctattttacataattaatttcaaggatttaattttactatacaaatacaaacatatgtctaataataatgattttaaattatcgcaatgtaaaaaaaatttttaatcctttttctaccgtaaacattattataaaatattaaaataaataaataaatatatatatatatatatatatattataaaagaataaatgatgatgaaatttaaaatgagagaaagagtcgtTGTGTAAGTGACGAAAGATATCACGGCGGAAATAAATACGTGCCCTCTATATACGTTATCTTTGCTATGacttcagaaaaaaaaataataaaaaaaaaaaaaaaagaaaaaagaaagaaagatagatagggaAAAAAGAACTGATCGAtgccaagagaaagagagagaaagagagagagaaaagagacttGTTCGTGTTTAATATCCGGGAAAAGAAATTAggtcgtttttattattttatcgtaatgGAGATAAAAAGTCGTTCGAAAGGAACCGTcttaagtacgtacgtacttaagtacttacgtacttACGATTAGTTCACGAGAGACGAAGATTAGCGTCTAAAGAAATCATGTCATGGTTATTGGGTCGCGTCGTGACGCGTACAAGACTTGCAGTAAGTcgaaagagatggaaatatgtatattaaagggaagaagagaagcgAGACGCCTATATTTCCTCGTCTTA
This Vespa velutina chromosome 10, iVesVel2.1, whole genome shotgun sequence DNA region includes the following protein-coding sequences:
- the LOC124952242 gene encoding extracellular serine/threonine protein CG31145 — protein: MDSEVLDSKETRTSKITLDTEKCLEADGTKDRRASLDRRIYEGNDSNLKLTKEIAKEEGVHEIRRSKSVIDLSIGTQTLGKGTKIRQYWSERIKPTKISIDERTRKIRKVDRNDSFLKRFVKTSKENITEGCERLVRNIRKSPRLLKKKLHLTKSRDNLSDTKNDKNRPVPSIRRKKSRKSSPCELDYLRKSKDFVIVTKYIKQDEDSSRSKSVSVEDVEDLIRSEDNLRLLEERANLRRRFEKKRESKDSLLADYSPAVHRRYVWSRSSRKENRVSEPESKQFVQVQQRTCKCEKKVKYSPPPDEEEPKEEEEEEEEEEKKEEEEEEEEEEEEEEEEVQRSSRHKRQICDNANGSVDLEEVPTTRQFPIADSDQLHARASSTSSDVKCKLANSSGVRGEEGEEQRQRERRRRRQQRKRRRQRRRSELLRRRRQQESEEEEEEEEEEEEEEEVEEEEEEEEEEGKEPTSLKLSVELLSPLLETARISIGDHEDESILLAESSFEARSSIEEETRSVNSESSSSIDTIVGDVLRSVTVLQNDSIEKIIGDRIELSRNDVKKRKKSCLEYKPKSWNSKMKLTIRMIRIRDKLMLGLSAFAILFTLLLVMDLQMDLGYSGHHLVPSHGRVRIGDDPNVETIYTGFRRKFLQRTNSSKEQYDTSTFTRTVKDIVGASPRTDKSDEHDDFADLIDIIANGYDVNAEEGVIRISGEDHTYNPTLGELRHAVLGKNATTLEKFHLQISRTELYPKDSSYVDELLRQMATQPITHVVQKEGGTQLKLVIDYLNNMQALFKPMRFPREQQTLPNHFYFTDFERHTAEIASFHLDRLLGFRRAMPVTGRTLNITTEIYNIADGELLKTFFVSPAGNLCFHGKCSYYCDTAHAVCGNPDTLEGSFAAFLPNKSFATRKAWRHPWRRSYHKRRKAQWEHDSQYCSLVKEIPPYDEGRRLLDLMDMSVFDFLTGNMDRHHYETFKIFGNDTFTLHVDHGRGFGKPFHDETSILAPILQCCMIRQSTLGILLKFHNGPIRLSAAMKQSMAKDPVAPVLWEPHLIALDRRIGMILQAIRECINREDSEQLVVQSEKKEKAGKS